Proteins encoded in a region of the Magallana gigas chromosome 8, xbMagGiga1.1, whole genome shotgun sequence genome:
- the LOC105337496 gene encoding uncharacterized protein, which yields MIDLLKRIIGIQNQLACYMLLIVLDCFSGNAYPTGTNESRIIAFLFQYENNNSGIAHIRVKRSNESSVPQKQYANAVEEFYADPNNRAMYLVLPLIVLIYGGCSSIYCIHKCCRYVKRKKLEKEMQMRERLTSETGSCNEMEETSEKQNFETEASSSVDTGNQNKANGIEVSPPPAYNNSLLEDEELPLEDFEDYSGTQGNQKDLSRHNESHKSNHEEKKSYSHQETSFIDEQKNKQSVDWNKISEDNRSMDQVNNNSVSSAKTSRSQSRPKPSPPPAYEKRTSPDGKSSRGKEQYDLTPRDIEDILNYYSDKKHMPDVIPDDTENVVPLKKKIKKWKHRVFNG from the exons ATGATTGATTTGCTGAAAAGAATCATTGGTATCCAGAACCAGTTGGCATGCTATATGTTGTTAATTGTACTTG ATTGTTTTTCTGGAAACGCTTATCCCACTGGAACAAATGAATCTAGGATAATTGCATTCTTGTTTCAATACGAGAATAACAATTCAGGAATTGCTCATATTCGTGTTAAGCGATCCAATGAATCGTCAGTTCCTCAAAAACAATATGCTAATGCTGTCGAAGAATTTTATGCTGATCCAAACAATAGGGCTATGTACCTTGTTCTACCTCTGATAGTGCTTATTTATGGAGGTTGTAGTTCTATATATTGCATTCACAAATGCTGTCGATacgtaaaaagaaaaaagttggAAAAGGAGATGCAAATGAGAGAACGTTTAACATCAGAAACAGGAAGTTGTAATGAAATGGAGGAAACAAGTGAGAAACAAAACTTTGAAACAGAAGCATCGTCCTCCGTTGATACCGGCAATCAGAACAAAGCAAATGGAATCGAGGTTTCACCCCCACCCGCATACAACAATTCCCTTTTAGAGGATGAAGAACTGCCTTTGGAGGATTTCGAAGACTACAGTGGAACGCAGGGCAACCAAAAAGACCTTAGTAGACATAATGAGTCACACAAGTCAAATCACGAAGAGAAGAAAAGTTATTCACATCAGGAAACCAGTTTTATCGATGAACAGAAAAACAAGCAATCAGTGGATTGGAACAAAATTTCAGAGGATAACAGAAGCATGGATCAAGTGAATAACAATTCCGTATCCTCTGCTAAAACATCAAGATCACAAAGCAGGCCTAAACCATCACCTCCACCAGCATATGAAAAAAGAACCTCTCCAGATGGGAAATCCTCCAGAGGCAAAGAACAGTACGATCTGACGCCAAGAGATATCGAAGACATTTTGAATTACTACAGTGACAAGAAACATATGCCAGATGTAATACCGGATGACACAGAAAATGTCGTtccattgaaaaagaaaataaagaaatggaAACATAGGGTTTTTAACGGATGA